A window of Haliscomenobacter hydrossis DSM 1100 contains these coding sequences:
- a CDS encoding PVC-type heme-binding CxxCH protein: MKKLIVLSLLFCVFSASAQKARRLEILFLGDNGHHRPIERVPSIMAALGDKGVNFTYTDQLADLNLANLNKYDALMIYANWDSIPPAAEKDLLAYVAAGKGILPIHCASYCFRNSSEYVKMVGGQFWRHRMDTVETQTVQPDHFIMQGLKPFRAFDETYLHSKLQADNNVLAVREIKADQFKDKPDTKTEPYTWTRSYGKGRVFYTAYGHDENTWQNEGFHALILRGILWAVNEEARQAHAALKPEPFVYREAKLPNYEKRPGIQYRQDPLSPEESMKHIQVPVEFNMELFAAEPNVMHPIAISWDERGRMYVLITKDYPNERKPGGGSDYILICEDTNKDGKADKFTRFAEGLSIPTGMVFSNGGLVVSQAPDMLFLKDTDGDDKADVRQVLFTGFGTFDTHAGPSNLHYGFDNWLWGSVGYSGFKGLVGGSSDTIRFSQGFFRFKPDGSKLEFMTRTSNNTWGLGFNETGDVFGSTANNAHGWYMAIPNQFYPSANGVDNGSTSTDTHKDMKTITPKVRQVDVFGGFTAAAGHNVYTARAFPKKYWNNIAFVAEPTGHVLHQNVLAKSGTNYSDVEGFNLLAGADEWFSPVFAEVGPDGAVWVADWYSFIIQHNPRPDGFVMGSGNAYETDLRDYTHGRIYRVSHKTAPSYQALALSKDKPQELLAALKNTNMFWRSHAQRLLVERNQKDVVPALLALIRDKSVDEIGINAPAIHALWTLQGLNAIEGEALNVVVEALKHPCPGVRKSAVQLLPRNKEGLAVLVNNKTLEDQEPLVVLNTLLTISEMPMNEQIESIIFQALETSKDLNDRWLPDAYAGIVAKNPGLLKKVFAKLQEKAATNANTMNPAGHHDHAAMMAKTEPKTQPAATLTKPDLMVSNIKIEPTNPMPRERVAITIDVRNQGGVDVPKGVVLPLNIRFAGKGQVVDMVSLVHTEGLKAGETVTITKVSNGPWTGNISVSGEQAGEYNFTVVVDKANTIVEGNEANNTLATKITFALSQSMAQYVLTKAIRSNVSLATVSAVVDYLKNAQKLDTEGFNAILKGISEGWNYRKKVTVADADKTYLNTLLAASTGVNKDRLTRLMQAWDILKKQEENDPNVQTVKIKAIREMLQFDVKTFTVKAGKTVEILFENPDAMQHNLVIGKPKSLEKIGKAADKMITDPEGANKNYVPDVADVLFSSVLVNPDQTIRLRFTAPTKAGDYPYVCTFPGHWRIMNGVMKVE, from the coding sequence ATGAAAAAGCTAATAGTTCTTTCTTTACTTTTCTGCGTGTTCAGCGCTTCCGCCCAAAAGGCTCGCCGTCTGGAGATCCTTTTTCTGGGTGACAATGGACACCACCGACCAATAGAGCGTGTTCCCTCAATCATGGCCGCTTTGGGCGATAAAGGAGTCAATTTCACCTATACCGATCAATTGGCCGATCTCAATTTGGCCAACCTCAACAAGTACGATGCCTTGATGATCTACGCCAATTGGGACAGCATTCCTCCGGCCGCAGAGAAGGATTTATTGGCCTATGTCGCGGCGGGTAAAGGGATTTTACCGATCCATTGTGCTTCCTATTGTTTTCGCAATTCAAGTGAATACGTCAAGATGGTCGGTGGGCAGTTTTGGCGACACAGGATGGACACCGTCGAAACCCAAACGGTTCAACCCGATCATTTCATCATGCAGGGTTTGAAACCTTTCAGAGCGTTTGATGAAACCTATTTGCACAGCAAGTTACAAGCAGACAACAACGTCTTGGCCGTACGCGAAATCAAAGCAGACCAATTCAAAGACAAACCCGATACCAAAACCGAACCGTATACCTGGACCCGCAGCTACGGCAAAGGACGGGTTTTTTATACCGCTTACGGACACGATGAAAACACCTGGCAAAACGAAGGTTTTCACGCCTTGATCTTGCGTGGAATCCTCTGGGCGGTCAACGAGGAAGCCAGACAAGCACACGCGGCTTTGAAGCCCGAACCTTTTGTGTATCGGGAAGCCAAACTGCCGAACTATGAAAAGCGGCCCGGCATTCAATACCGCCAAGATCCCCTGTCGCCCGAAGAAAGTATGAAGCACATTCAAGTGCCGGTTGAATTCAATATGGAGCTTTTTGCTGCGGAACCCAATGTGATGCACCCCATTGCCATTTCCTGGGATGAACGGGGCAGAATGTATGTATTGATTACCAAAGACTATCCGAATGAGCGGAAACCCGGTGGGGGCAGCGACTACATCCTCATCTGTGAAGACACCAATAAAGATGGGAAAGCCGATAAATTCACCCGTTTTGCCGAAGGCCTGAGCATCCCCACGGGCATGGTGTTCAGCAATGGCGGTCTGGTGGTATCCCAGGCCCCCGATATGTTGTTTTTGAAAGATACCGATGGCGACGATAAAGCCGATGTGCGCCAAGTGCTCTTTACGGGGTTTGGCACCTTTGATACCCACGCGGGGCCTTCAAATTTGCATTATGGTTTTGACAATTGGCTCTGGGGAAGTGTGGGGTATTCTGGATTTAAAGGCCTGGTAGGAGGCAGTAGCGATACCATCCGCTTTAGCCAGGGTTTTTTCCGCTTCAAACCCGACGGCAGCAAGTTGGAGTTCATGACCAGAACTTCGAACAACACCTGGGGCCTCGGTTTTAATGAAACCGGCGACGTGTTTGGTTCAACGGCCAACAATGCCCACGGTTGGTACATGGCCATTCCGAACCAATTTTACCCCTCTGCAAATGGTGTGGACAATGGCAGCACCAGCACCGATACCCACAAAGACATGAAAACCATCACGCCCAAAGTGCGTCAGGTGGATGTATTTGGGGGATTCACCGCCGCAGCCGGGCACAATGTGTACACCGCCAGGGCTTTCCCAAAAAAATACTGGAACAACATCGCCTTTGTTGCGGAACCCACCGGACACGTTTTGCACCAGAATGTGCTGGCCAAAAGTGGCACCAATTACAGCGATGTGGAGGGATTCAACCTTTTAGCCGGGGCGGATGAATGGTTTTCACCCGTATTTGCCGAAGTTGGCCCCGATGGAGCGGTGTGGGTTGCCGATTGGTACAGTTTCATCATTCAGCACAATCCACGCCCCGATGGCTTTGTAATGGGGTCAGGGAATGCGTACGAAACCGATTTGCGGGATTATACCCACGGGCGAATTTACCGCGTGAGTCACAAAACAGCTCCGTCGTATCAAGCCCTGGCATTGTCCAAAGACAAGCCCCAGGAACTACTGGCAGCGCTGAAAAACACCAACATGTTTTGGCGCAGCCATGCCCAACGACTTTTGGTGGAAAGGAACCAAAAAGACGTTGTACCCGCACTATTGGCCTTGATCCGCGACAAATCGGTGGATGAAATCGGCATCAACGCCCCAGCCATTCATGCGCTTTGGACTTTGCAGGGATTAAACGCCATCGAAGGTGAAGCCTTGAACGTCGTTGTGGAGGCTTTAAAACACCCTTGTCCCGGAGTTAGAAAATCGGCGGTACAACTTTTGCCCCGCAATAAAGAGGGGCTTGCTGTTCTGGTGAACAACAAAACCCTGGAGGACCAGGAACCCCTGGTCGTACTGAATACCCTTTTGACCATCAGTGAAATGCCGATGAATGAGCAAATAGAATCGATTATTTTTCAGGCACTAGAAACTTCAAAAGACCTGAATGACCGCTGGTTACCCGACGCTTATGCGGGAATTGTGGCCAAAAATCCAGGATTGTTGAAAAAGGTATTTGCCAAACTACAGGAGAAGGCTGCTACAAATGCCAATACCATGAATCCGGCTGGACATCATGACCATGCCGCGATGATGGCCAAAACCGAGCCAAAAACCCAGCCCGCTGCCACCTTGACCAAACCTGATCTGATGGTCAGCAACATCAAAATTGAACCGACCAATCCCATGCCCCGCGAGCGGGTAGCGATTACTATTGATGTGCGCAACCAAGGTGGGGTGGACGTTCCTAAAGGTGTTGTTTTGCCCTTGAATATCCGCTTCGCGGGCAAAGGCCAGGTGGTCGACATGGTTAGTCTGGTTCATACGGAGGGGCTCAAAGCCGGGGAAACCGTAACCATCACCAAAGTGTCAAATGGTCCCTGGACCGGCAACATCTCCGTCAGCGGCGAACAAGCCGGAGAGTACAATTTTACAGTGGTGGTTGACAAAGCCAACACCATTGTGGAAGGCAATGAGGCAAACAACACACTGGCTACAAAAATAACCTTCGCTTTGTCGCAAAGCATGGCGCAGTATGTGTTGACAAAAGCCATTCGGAGCAATGTTTCGCTGGCTACCGTGTCGGCGGTAGTGGATTATTTAAAAAATGCACAGAAACTCGATACCGAAGGCTTTAATGCCATCTTAAAAGGGATCAGCGAAGGCTGGAATTATCGGAAAAAGGTGACGGTTGCCGACGCCGATAAAACCTATTTGAATACACTTTTGGCGGCAAGTACGGGTGTGAACAAAGACCGCTTAACTCGCCTGATGCAAGCATGGGACATCCTGAAGAAACAGGAAGAAAATGATCCTAATGTTCAGACTGTAAAAATCAAGGCGATTCGGGAAATGTTGCAATTTGATGTAAAAACATTCACCGTCAAAGCAGGCAAAACGGTAGAAATTTTATTTGAAAACCCCGATGCCATGCAACACAACCTGGTCATCGGCAAACCCAAATCGCTGGAAAAGATTGGCAAAGCGGCAGATAAAATGATTACCGACCCAGAGGGGGCAAACAAAAACTATGTTCCGGATGTGGCCGATGTATTGTTTTCGTCGGTTTTGGTCAATCCAGATCAAACGATCCGTTTGCGCTTTACGGCGCCAACCAAAGCTGGGGATTACCCTTACGTGTGTACTTTCCCTGGGCATTGGCGAATCATGAATGGGGTGATGAAAGTGGAGTAA
- a CDS encoding Gfo/Idh/MocA family oxidoreductase: MKKINIAIVGLGFGAEFIPIYQRHPHVNMYAICQRNETNLHKIGDAFNIEKRYSDYDELLKDPNIDAVHINSPIPNHAEQTLKALKAGKHVACTVPMATSVEECMEIVKLSKATGKKYMMMETVVYSREFLFVKELYEQGELGKVQFLKASHQQDMDGWPDYWPGLPPMHYATHCVGPVAGLLKLEAEYVSCFGSGTIREELSKIHNSPFAVESAHIKFKDSDLSAYVYRSLFDIARQYRESFEVYGTKKSFEWPLIEGEDAVIHTAKKEEHEIPERVKVPDFAHLLPESIQRFTTQGVYDVAENTHLSFTQGAGHGGSHPHLAHEFIMALIEDRDPFPNAWESANWTSVGILAHESAMQGGKILALPDFKNA, translated from the coding sequence ATGAAAAAAATAAACATCGCAATCGTTGGACTCGGCTTCGGGGCTGAGTTTATCCCGATTTATCAGCGCCATCCACATGTAAATATGTATGCGATTTGCCAGCGCAATGAAACCAATTTGCACAAAATTGGCGACGCATTCAACATTGAAAAACGCTATTCCGATTATGATGAATTGCTCAAAGACCCCAACATTGACGCAGTCCACATCAATTCGCCCATCCCCAACCACGCAGAACAAACCCTGAAAGCCCTGAAAGCCGGCAAACACGTGGCCTGCACCGTGCCCATGGCCACCTCGGTGGAGGAGTGTATGGAAATTGTGAAATTGAGCAAAGCCACGGGCAAAAAATACATGATGATGGAAACGGTGGTGTACAGCCGCGAGTTTTTGTTCGTCAAGGAATTATACGAGCAAGGCGAATTGGGCAAAGTTCAGTTCCTCAAAGCCTCGCATCAGCAAGATATGGACGGTTGGCCCGATTATTGGCCTGGTTTGCCGCCCATGCATTATGCCACGCATTGTGTGGGGCCGGTGGCCGGTTTGTTGAAATTGGAAGCGGAATACGTTTCCTGTTTTGGTTCGGGTACGATTCGGGAAGAATTGTCAAAAATCCACAATTCTCCTTTTGCCGTTGAGTCGGCACACATCAAGTTTAAAGACAGCGACTTGAGTGCGTATGTGTACCGTTCCTTGTTCGATATAGCCCGGCAGTACCGCGAAAGTTTTGAAGTGTACGGCACCAAAAAATCGTTTGAATGGCCGCTCATTGAAGGGGAAGATGCCGTAATTCACACCGCCAAAAAGGAAGAGCACGAAATCCCAGAACGGGTGAAAGTACCCGATTTTGCCCATTTGTTGCCGGAAAGCATCCAACGCTTTACCACACAAGGAGTGTACGATGTGGCCGAAAATACGCACCTGAGTTTCACCCAGGGCGCAGGCCATGGCGGCTCACATCCGCATTTGGCACACGAGTTCATCATGGCCTTGATTGAAGACCGCGATCCTTTTCCCAATGCCTGGGAATCCGCCAACTGGACTTCGGTGGGTATCCTCGCCCATGAATCGGCGATGCAAGGTGGTAAGATTTTGGCTTTGCCCGATTTTAAAAATGCGTGA
- a CDS encoding HNH endonuclease, whose translation MANLEVIKQLIIHPFLKILIELGLEIDRIKKIYPLKTEGVTFYVDNKKNVLLSIDYLEYPKDEIPVKSNTIGQLFFNKIHNKEILEDIVAGLPDSIKSKIIEIDWFNNGSKGLCFIKCTIETMEKLFQHDCILGYFQTHYNNIFSKEIDFHDFTSAIELGDELKDLKDARDEVRDKVFDLLKYKLDTTDDIKDLEEKIKNEAPLIKEILSRHIERGTIANKVKALTGYKCLVCEKLDMHPYGFKKKNSEEPYIESHHVTPVSLRKKGSLSVTNIITLCANHHRLMHYGNAPLLEENEVSFVFQIECKEVEIQKIQIH comes from the coding sequence ATGGCAAATCTGGAAGTAATCAAGCAGTTAATTATACATCCATTCTTAAAAATACTGATCGAACTGGGATTAGAGATTGACAGAATTAAAAAGATTTATCCGTTGAAAACAGAGGGCGTAACTTTTTATGTGGATAACAAAAAAAACGTTTTATTAAGCATAGACTATCTTGAGTATCCCAAAGATGAGATTCCTGTTAAAAGCAATACTATAGGTCAATTATTTTTTAACAAAATTCATAACAAGGAAATACTAGAAGATATTGTGGCCGGGCTTCCGGATTCGATTAAAAGCAAAATAATAGAAATTGATTGGTTTAATAACGGCAGTAAAGGGTTGTGTTTTATTAAATGCACTATTGAGACTATGGAAAAGCTTTTCCAACATGATTGTATTCTCGGATATTTTCAAACCCATTACAATAATATTTTTTCCAAAGAAATTGACTTTCATGATTTTACAAGCGCCATTGAATTAGGCGATGAACTAAAGGATTTAAAGGATGCACGGGATGAAGTAAGAGACAAAGTATTTGATCTTTTAAAATACAAACTAGACACTACAGATGATATCAAAGACTTAGAAGAAAAAATAAAAAATGAAGCCCCTTTGATTAAGGAAATTCTATCTCGTCACATAGAAAGAGGAACCATTGCAAACAAAGTTAAAGCCTTGACAGGCTATAAGTGCTTAGTGTGCGAGAAATTAGATATGCATCCCTATGGATTTAAAAAAAAGAACAGCGAAGAACCCTACATTGAAAGTCATCATGTGACTCCTGTTTCATTACGGAAAAAAGGATCACTTAGTGTCACCAACATCATTACACTATGTGCGAACCATCATCGGCTAATGCATTACGGGAATGCACCACTCTTGGAGGAGAATGAAGTTTCTTTTGTCTTTCAAATAGAATGCAAAGAGGTTGAGATACAAAAAATACAAATCCATTAA
- a CDS encoding sugar phosphate isomerase/epimerase family protein, which translates to MQIGMNLLLWGTDITPALFPILDEIKSLGFAGVEVPIFNFNPADWHVWRQKLDDLGLQRLAVAINGPDANPLSADASMRAHALDNNKKALDCAAVIGAKLLMGPIHSALGVFTGQPATQEEWQRGVAHIRALAEYAATKNITLGIEYLNRFETYLFTCTDDMLRFVDEVNHPHCKIMFDTFHANIEEKDIPAALQKCGDRLVHVQLSENDRSTVGQGHVDFEKIIATLKSMDYQGMLSIEAFSMKLAAANIWRPMFESETQLMRDSITYLKQLL; encoded by the coding sequence TGCTTTGGGGTACCGACATCACCCCGGCACTCTTCCCCATACTCGATGAAATCAAATCCCTGGGTTTTGCCGGGGTAGAAGTGCCTATTTTCAATTTTAACCCCGCCGATTGGCACGTTTGGCGTCAAAAACTGGACGATCTGGGCTTGCAACGCCTCGCAGTGGCCATCAACGGCCCCGATGCCAACCCGCTCAGTGCCGACGCATCCATGCGTGCGCATGCCCTGGACAACAACAAAAAAGCCCTGGACTGCGCCGCGGTGATCGGCGCAAAATTGCTGATGGGGCCAATTCACTCCGCCTTGGGGGTCTTCACCGGGCAACCCGCTACCCAAGAAGAATGGCAACGCGGTGTGGCGCACATTCGTGCCCTGGCTGAATACGCCGCGACCAAAAACATCACCTTGGGCATCGAATATTTGAACCGTTTTGAAACCTACCTTTTCACTTGCACCGACGACATGTTGCGCTTTGTAGACGAGGTCAATCATCCGCACTGCAAGATCATGTTTGATACCTTTCATGCCAACATCGAAGAGAAGGACATCCCCGCCGCCCTGCAAAAGTGTGGGGATCGGCTCGTGCACGTACAACTTTCCGAAAACGACCGGAGCACTGTCGGCCAAGGCCATGTTGATTTTGAAAAAATCATCGCCACATTGAAATCGATGGACTATCAAGGCATGCTGAGCATTGAAGCCTTCAGCATGAAATTGGCCGCGGCGAATATTTGGCGCCCCATGTTTGAATCCGAAACCCAACTGATGCGAGACAGCATCACTTACCTTAAACAATTACTCTGA
- a CDS encoding TetR/AcrR family transcriptional regulator: MSKTKERILEKALELLNERGVAQVSIRSIGDALSMSPGNLCYHYPNVDAIVEALYFRLVADLDALILESMQLASIQGIDLHFTFQSIERSFTTFQHYKFLMLDFADIMRRHETLKAHFRQLAGQRQVQFMQLIQALQAGGWVQTERYPNQFQDWIQQASLLGDYWMASAEIMLEGDEEYKRKYHQGLFFSTLAPHLTAKGLESYQELLNKG, from the coding sequence ATGTCCAAAACAAAAGAACGGATTTTGGAGAAAGCCTTGGAATTGCTGAACGAAAGGGGCGTAGCGCAGGTTTCCATCCGCAGCATCGGAGATGCCTTGAGCATGAGTCCGGGCAATTTGTGCTACCATTATCCCAATGTGGATGCCATCGTGGAGGCGCTGTATTTCCGTTTGGTCGCCGATCTGGACGCCCTGATTTTGGAAAGTATGCAACTGGCCAGCATACAGGGCATTGATTTGCATTTTACGTTTCAGTCCATTGAGCGCAGCTTTACAACCTTTCAACACTACAAGTTTTTAATGCTCGATTTTGCCGACATCATGCGGCGGCACGAGACTTTAAAAGCTCATTTTCGGCAATTGGCTGGACAGCGACAGGTGCAATTTATGCAGCTGATCCAGGCCTTGCAGGCGGGAGGCTGGGTGCAAACCGAGCGTTACCCAAATCAGTTTCAGGACTGGATTCAGCAGGCTTCACTTCTGGGTGATTATTGGATGGCGAGTGCGGAAATCATGCTGGAAGGGGATGAAGAATACAAACGCAAGTACCATCAAGGACTGTTTTTTTCCACTTTGGCCCCGCATTTGACGGCAAAAGGGCTGGAAAGCTATCAGGAGCTACTCAATAAAGGTTGA
- a CDS encoding GNAT family N-acetyltransferase, translating to MIRIQTYRPEYCQGIIDLILPIQQIEFQVPITLEDQPDLLQIPAVYQHGNGNFWVATNAENRVVGTIAFIGFGGNRVALRKMFVAADYRGKTYGLAQKLMDLSLDWCHEKQIESIWLGTIPRLEAAVRFYQKNGFDEVAAENLPLEFPRMPVDTLFFCKTV from the coding sequence ATGATCCGCATCCAAACCTATCGCCCCGAATATTGCCAAGGCATCATCGATTTGATTTTGCCCATCCAGCAAATCGAGTTCCAAGTGCCCATTACGCTCGAAGATCAGCCCGATTTGCTCCAGATTCCAGCGGTGTATCAGCACGGGAACGGCAACTTTTGGGTGGCCACCAATGCCGAAAATCGAGTGGTAGGTACCATTGCCTTTATTGGTTTTGGAGGCAATCGGGTGGCCTTGCGCAAGATGTTTGTAGCAGCAGATTACCGGGGTAAAACGTACGGTTTGGCCCAAAAATTAATGGATTTGAGCCTGGATTGGTGCCATGAAAAACAAATAGAAAGCATTTGGCTGGGCACCATTCCGCGTTTAGAAGCAGCGGTGCGTTTTTACCAAAAAAATGGCTTTGATGAAGTCGCGGCGGAGAACCTTCCCTTGGAGTTTCCACGGATGCCAGTGGATACCCTCTTTTTTTGCAAAACCGTCTGA
- a CDS encoding YdeI/OmpD-associated family protein — translation MPEKEIETFCPRSRQEWRQWLQENHQTKQSIWLIYYKKKTNIPSITWSEVVDEALCFGWIDSTAKPLDEEKYMQFITRRKPKSVWSKINKEKVQRFIDEGLMMPAGFASIEIAKKNGSWSILDEVDAMIIPPDLEMGFAAQPGSKEAFLSLSKSAQKLLLYGLVMAKQPATREKRIGEIVAKVGQKG, via the coding sequence ATGCCCGAAAAGGAAATAGAAACATTTTGTCCGAGAAGTCGCCAGGAATGGCGGCAATGGTTACAAGAAAACCACCAGACCAAACAGTCGATTTGGCTAATTTATTACAAAAAGAAAACGAACATTCCTTCCATCACCTGGAGCGAAGTCGTAGATGAAGCCCTGTGCTTTGGCTGGATCGACAGCACGGCCAAACCCCTGGATGAGGAAAAATACATGCAGTTCATCACCCGCAGGAAACCCAAAAGTGTTTGGTCGAAAATCAACAAGGAGAAAGTTCAGCGTTTTATTGACGAGGGGCTGATGATGCCCGCAGGTTTTGCCAGCATCGAAATTGCCAAAAAAAATGGCTCCTGGAGCATTTTAGACGAGGTGGATGCCATGATTATCCCGCCCGATTTAGAGATGGGATTTGCAGCCCAACCGGGCTCAAAAGAGGCCTTTTTGAGTTTGAGTAAATCGGCACAAAAACTCTTGTTGTATGGGTTGGTTATGGCCAAACAGCCTGCGACGAGGGAGAAACGGATTGGGGAGATTGTGGCGAAGGTTGGGCAGAAAGGTTGA
- a CDS encoding DUF3024 domain-containing protein: protein MALTEKQIQEIQVAGESFLQLRRPPEAIRSKLDLIYRIEGQNVLVYEVRPQWDDPAKITETPIAKTTFVQTQNVWKIYWMQADLKWHRYSPKHQVKSIKTFFEVVADDAFSCFFG from the coding sequence ATGGCACTGACCGAAAAACAAATACAAGAAATCCAAGTGGCTGGAGAAAGCTTTTTACAGCTCCGCAGACCACCGGAAGCAATCAGATCAAAACTCGATCTGATCTACCGCATTGAAGGCCAAAACGTACTCGTGTACGAAGTCCGCCCCCAATGGGATGATCCTGCTAAAATTACGGAAACGCCAATAGCAAAAACCACCTTTGTACAAACCCAAAACGTGTGGAAAATCTATTGGATGCAGGCCGACCTGAAATGGCACAGGTATTCACCTAAGCACCAGGTAAAGTCCATAAAAACCTTTTTTGAAGTTGTAGCTGATGATGCGTTTAGCTGCTTTTTTGGATGA
- a CDS encoding FAD-dependent monooxygenase — MKINIIGAGIGGLTAAIALQHKGHQVEIFEAAAELRPVGAGIIMASNAMQIARRLGFAEAISSTGIVLERFGIGDHHGNPLQLMDIQAVRQKYGESSVAIHRGALQQILLQHLPNPAIQLNKRLSSVEQLPNGRVKAIFMDGSSSESDLLIGADGLRSATRKAILGEKPLRYSSHTCWRGIIPYHMETPSKGLELWAKTGGKRIAMIQVDPERVYFYYTEKRQPGFKVPVAEQIAYLSKQLQDFPPQYAELIALAKPEEIFHDDLYDLKPLSSWHRGPVMLLGDAAHATTPNMGQGGCQAIEDAWYLADYLERYPDYAGAFAAYEQFRRPKVNYVVNTSFMIGKISNLGGEIGHRLRNWLLSATPSGVAEKQLELLFKLR, encoded by the coding sequence ATGAAAATCAACATCATTGGTGCAGGAATTGGCGGTTTAACCGCAGCCATCGCCCTCCAACACAAAGGCCACCAGGTAGAAATTTTTGAAGCAGCCGCTGAACTACGTCCCGTTGGCGCGGGCATCATTATGGCTTCCAATGCCATGCAGATTGCCCGCAGATTGGGTTTTGCCGAAGCCATTTCCAGTACAGGCATCGTTTTAGAGCGTTTTGGCATCGGCGACCACCACGGCAATCCACTGCAACTCATGGACATCCAAGCCGTGCGACAAAAATACGGCGAATCCAGTGTAGCCATCCACCGGGGCGCTTTGCAACAGATTTTGCTGCAACATTTGCCCAACCCCGCCATCCAACTCAACAAACGCTTGAGCAGCGTGGAGCAACTACCCAATGGCCGGGTAAAAGCCATTTTTATGGATGGCAGCAGTTCCGAATCAGACCTGTTGATTGGTGCTGATGGCCTGCGTTCGGCCACCCGTAAAGCCATTTTGGGTGAAAAACCACTGCGCTATTCCTCACATACCTGCTGGCGGGGCATTATTCCGTACCACATGGAAACCCCAAGCAAAGGTCTGGAGCTTTGGGCAAAAACCGGGGGCAAAAGAATCGCCATGATTCAGGTTGACCCCGAGCGGGTGTATTTTTATTACACCGAAAAACGCCAGCCGGGTTTCAAAGTACCCGTAGCGGAGCAGATTGCGTATTTGAGCAAACAATTGCAAGATTTCCCCCCTCAATACGCCGAACTGATCGCCTTGGCGAAACCTGAGGAAATTTTCCACGATGACCTCTACGATTTAAAGCCCCTCTCCTCTTGGCATCGTGGTCCTGTTATGTTGCTGGGTGATGCCGCCCACGCCACTACCCCTAATATGGGGCAAGGTGGCTGCCAGGCCATTGAGGACGCCTGGTACCTGGCCGATTACCTGGAGCGTTACCCGGATTATGCGGGAGCTTTTGCGGCGTACGAACAGTTTCGACGCCCCAAAGTGAATTACGTGGTAAACACCTCGTTCATGATTGGCAAAATCAGCAACCTGGGCGGGGAGATTGGTCACCGCTTGCGGAATTGGCTGTTGAGTGCTACGCCGAGTGGGGTGGCAGAAAAGCAGTTGGAGCTGTTGTTTAAACTGAGGTAA